From one Streptosporangiales bacterium genomic stretch:
- the tal gene encoding transaldolase: MSEILARLSAEGVAVWLDDISRERLVSGNLAELVQNKHVVGVTSNPTIFQKAIAGSDKYDDQVRDLAVRRLDVGEALRMITTYDIRWACDVLRPVYDSTQGVDGRVSIEVDPRLARDTEATIAEARQLWWLVDRPNLFIKIPATVEGLPAISQCLAEGISVNVTLIFSLARYAEVIDAFLEGIERARKVGRDVSQIGSVASFFVSRVDTEVDNRLEKIGGDAVSLKGKAAVANAQLAYELYEQKFASERWQALGAVGARPQRPLWASTSTKDPAMPDTFYVDELIAPGVVNTMPEATIHATADHGNIEGDSVRGSYDAAKKVLEDLKNAGISYDDVVRVLEDEGVEKFETSWNDLIGAVSSELQNDA; encoded by the coding sequence ATGAGTGAGATCCTGGCGCGGCTGTCCGCGGAGGGCGTCGCCGTCTGGCTGGACGACATCTCCAGGGAGCGGCTGGTCTCAGGCAACCTGGCCGAGCTGGTGCAGAACAAGCACGTCGTCGGGGTCACGAGCAACCCGACGATCTTCCAGAAGGCGATCGCCGGTTCGGACAAGTACGACGACCAGGTCCGCGACCTCGCCGTCCGACGCCTGGACGTCGGCGAAGCACTGCGGATGATCACCACGTACGACATCCGCTGGGCGTGCGACGTGCTGCGTCCGGTCTACGACTCCACCCAGGGCGTCGACGGCCGGGTCTCCATCGAGGTCGACCCGCGGCTGGCGCGCGACACCGAGGCGACGATCGCCGAGGCGCGCCAGCTGTGGTGGCTGGTCGACCGGCCGAACCTCTTCATAAAGATCCCGGCGACGGTCGAGGGCCTGCCGGCGATCAGCCAGTGCCTCGCCGAGGGCATCAGCGTCAACGTCACGCTGATCTTCTCGCTGGCCAGGTACGCGGAGGTCATCGACGCGTTCCTCGAGGGCATCGAGCGGGCCCGCAAGGTCGGCAGGGACGTCTCGCAGATCGGCTCGGTCGCGTCGTTCTTCGTCAGCCGGGTCGACACCGAGGTGGACAACCGGCTGGAGAAGATCGGCGGCGACGCCGTCTCGCTGAAGGGCAAGGCCGCGGTCGCCAACGCCCAGCTCGCGTACGAGCTCTACGAGCAGAAGTTCGCCAGCGAGCGGTGGCAGGCGCTCGGCGCCGTCGGTGCCCGTCCGCAGCGGCCACTGTGGGCGTCGACGAGCACGAAGGACCCGGCCATGCCCGACACCTTCTACGTGGACGAGCTGATCGCCCCCGGCGTCGTGAACACCATGCCGGAGGCGACCATCCACGCGACGGCCGACCACGGCAACATCGAGGGCGACTCCGTACGGGGCAGCTACGACGCCGCGAAGAAGGTGCTCGAGGACCTGAAGAACGCCGGCATCTCCTACGACGACGTCGTGCGCGTGCTCGAGGACGAGGGCGTGGAGAAGTTCGAGACCTCGTGGAACGACCTGATCGGCGCGGTCAGCAGTGAGCTGCAGAACGACGCCTGA
- a CDS encoding transketolase has translation MEWSDLDAKAVDVVRALAMDAVEEVGNGHPGTAMSLAPAAYLLYQRLLRHDPTDPDWLGRDRFVLSCGHSSLTLYLQLYLSGYGLSLDDIKAYRKWNSLTPGHPEYGHTAGVETTTGPLGQGISTAVGMAMGARRVRSMLDPEAPDGESIFDHTVWVFASDGDLQEGVSAEASSLAGHQRLGNLVVLYDDNHISIDGDTAVAFSEDVPARYEAYGWHTQVVEDVNDVQALQRALVAARETTDRPSLINVRSIIAWPAPNAQNTGPAHGAALGADEVAATKKILGMDPDKKFDVPDEVLTHARQVVDRGRELRADWDKRYQSWRAANVERAAELDRLVARRLPDGWTAKLPEFPAGKAVATRKASGEVINSVAGVLPELWGGSADLTGSNNTDIKGEDRFLPDSPDGRNVHFGIREHAMGAALSGIVLAGLTRPYGGTFLTFSDYMRPAVRLAALMKLPAIYVWTHDSIGLGEDGPTHQPIEHFAALRAIPGLDVVRPADANETAVAWRTVLEQPDRPAGLLLTRQNLPVVDRSPEGGFASAEGVAKGGYVLAEADGGLPQVILIATGSEVELAVAAREQLQAEGTPTRVVSMPCVEWFNEQDQAYRDTVLPPAVSARVSVEAGVAQAWREFVGSTGECVSLEHYGASADYKTLYEQYGLTPERVVAAAHSSLARSGA, from the coding sequence ATGGAGTGGTCGGATCTCGACGCGAAGGCCGTCGACGTCGTCCGCGCCCTCGCCATGGACGCGGTCGAAGAGGTGGGCAACGGCCACCCCGGCACGGCGATGAGCCTGGCGCCAGCCGCTTATCTGCTGTACCAACGGCTGCTGCGGCACGACCCGACCGACCCCGACTGGCTGGGCCGCGACCGCTTCGTGCTGTCGTGCGGGCACTCCAGCCTCACCCTCTACCTCCAGCTCTACCTCTCCGGCTACGGCCTGTCGCTGGACGACATCAAGGCCTACCGCAAGTGGAACAGCCTCACCCCCGGCCACCCGGAGTACGGGCACACAGCCGGCGTCGAGACCACGACCGGCCCGCTCGGCCAGGGCATCAGCACGGCCGTCGGCATGGCGATGGGCGCGCGCCGGGTGCGCAGCATGCTCGACCCGGAGGCGCCGGACGGCGAGAGCATCTTCGACCACACCGTCTGGGTGTTCGCCTCCGACGGCGACCTGCAGGAGGGCGTCTCCGCCGAGGCGTCCAGCCTCGCCGGGCACCAGCGGCTGGGCAACCTGGTCGTGCTGTACGACGACAACCACATCTCCATCGACGGTGACACGGCCGTGGCGTTCAGCGAGGACGTCCCCGCCAGGTACGAGGCGTACGGCTGGCACACCCAGGTCGTCGAAGACGTGAACGACGTGCAGGCGCTGCAGCGCGCCCTGGTGGCCGCCAGGGAGACCACCGACAGGCCGTCGCTGATCAACGTCCGCTCGATCATCGCCTGGCCGGCGCCGAACGCGCAGAACACCGGTCCCGCGCACGGCGCCGCGCTCGGCGCCGACGAGGTCGCGGCCACCAAGAAGATCCTCGGCATGGACCCGGACAAGAAATTCGACGTGCCGGACGAGGTGCTCACGCACGCCCGCCAGGTCGTCGACCGGGGCCGCGAGCTGCGCGCCGACTGGGACAAGCGGTACCAATCCTGGCGGGCCGCCAACGTCGAGCGCGCCGCCGAGCTGGACCGGCTGGTCGCACGCCGGCTGCCGGACGGCTGGACGGCGAAGCTGCCCGAGTTCCCCGCGGGCAAGGCGGTCGCCACCAGGAAGGCGTCCGGCGAGGTGATCAACTCGGTCGCCGGCGTGCTGCCCGAGCTGTGGGGCGGCTCCGCCGACCTCACCGGCTCGAACAACACCGACATCAAGGGCGAGGACAGGTTCCTGCCGGACTCCCCCGACGGCCGCAACGTGCACTTCGGCATCCGCGAGCACGCCATGGGCGCGGCGCTGTCCGGCATCGTGCTCGCCGGGCTCACCCGGCCGTACGGCGGCACGTTCCTCACCTTCAGCGACTACATGCGTCCGGCAGTACGGCTCGCCGCGCTGATGAAGCTGCCCGCGATCTACGTGTGGACGCACGACTCGATCGGCCTCGGCGAGGACGGCCCGACGCACCAGCCGATCGAGCACTTCGCGGCGCTGCGCGCCATCCCCGGCCTGGACGTCGTACGGCCGGCGGACGCCAACGAGACGGCCGTCGCCTGGCGCACCGTGCTCGAGCAGCCCGACCGGCCGGCCGGGCTGCTGCTCACCCGGCAGAACCTGCCTGTCGTCGACCGTTCACCCGAGGGTGGCTTCGCGTCCGCCGAGGGGGTCGCCAAGGGCGGCTACGTGCTGGCCGAGGCCGACGGTGGCCTGCCGCAGGTGATCCTGATCGCCACCGGCAGCGAGGTGGAGCTCGCCGTCGCGGCGCGCGAGCAGCTGCAGGCCGAGGGCACCCCGACCCGGGTGGTGTCGATGCCGTGTGTCGAGTGGTTCAACGAGCAGGACCAGGCGTACCGCGACACGGTGTTGCCGCCCGCGGTGTCGGCGCGCGTGTCGGTGGAGGCCGGCGTCGCGCAGGCCTGGCGTGAGTTCGTCGGTTCGACCGGGGAATGTGTGAGCCTGGAACACTACGGCGCGTCGGCCGACTACAAGACGCTGTACGAGCAGTACGGTCTCACCCCGGAACGCGTGGTGGCGGCCGCACATTCGAGCCTGGCGAGGTCGGGGGCCTGA
- a CDS encoding protoheme IX farnesyltransferase produces the protein MTAVTSRPTPPPAAAQRGHRTVKATLWAYVGLTKPRIIELLLITTVPVMFLAARGLPPLWPVVATLIGGTLSAGSANALNCYIDRDIDTAMRRTRRRPLPTESVSPREALIFGVVLGIVSTVWLALTVNQLSAWLALGANLFYVFGYSLLLKRRTSANIVWGGIAGCFPTLIGWTAITGRLSVAPVALFLVVFFWTPPHTWALAIRYREDYAAAGVPMLPVVASMPETARKILIYSVLTVASSLLLWPLAHTGLIYVTAAAVLGLVLLVEAVALLHRATKYAADDPSGSVALLKPMRLFHWSNMYAALLFLAVAVDAVVRW, from the coding sequence GTGACCGCCGTCACAAGCCGTCCCACGCCGCCGCCGGCTGCCGCGCAGCGCGGCCACCGCACGGTCAAGGCGACGCTGTGGGCGTACGTGGGGTTGACCAAGCCGCGGATCATCGAGCTGCTGCTGATCACCACCGTGCCGGTCATGTTCCTCGCGGCACGCGGCCTGCCGCCGCTGTGGCCGGTGGTCGCGACGCTGATCGGCGGCACCCTGTCGGCGGGCAGTGCGAACGCGTTGAACTGCTACATCGACAGGGACATCGACACGGCCATGCGGCGCACCAGGCGCCGGCCGCTGCCGACCGAGTCGGTGAGCCCGCGCGAGGCGCTGATCTTCGGTGTCGTGCTCGGCATCGTGTCGACGGTGTGGCTGGCGCTGACCGTCAACCAGCTGTCCGCCTGGCTGGCGCTCGGCGCGAACCTGTTCTACGTATTCGGTTACTCGCTGCTGCTGAAGCGCCGTACGTCCGCGAACATCGTGTGGGGCGGCATCGCCGGGTGTTTCCCGACGCTGATCGGGTGGACTGCCATCACCGGCAGGCTCTCGGTGGCGCCGGTGGCGCTGTTCCTCGTGGTGTTCTTCTGGACGCCGCCGCACACCTGGGCGCTGGCGATCAGGTACCGCGAGGACTACGCCGCTGCCGGGGTGCCGATGCTGCCCGTCGTCGCGTCGATGCCGGAGACTGCGCGCAAGATCCTCATCTACAGCGTCCTCACCGTGGCGAGCTCGCTGTTGCTCTGGCCGCTGGCGCACACCGGGCTGATCTACGTGACCGCGGCCGCCGTACTCGGCCTGGTGCTGTTGGTGGAGGCCGTCGCGCTGCTGCACCGCGCGACGAAGTACGCCGCCGACGACCCGTCAGGTAGCGTCGCACTGCTGAAGCCGATGCGGCTGTTCCACTGGTCGAACATGTACGCGGCGCTGCTGTTCCTCGCGGTCGCCGTCGACGCAGTCGTCCGCTGGTAG